A stretch of the Aegilops tauschii subsp. strangulata cultivar AL8/78 chromosome 4, Aet v6.0, whole genome shotgun sequence genome encodes the following:
- the LOC109760044 gene encoding uncharacterized protein has translation MELWSKLRSLDAYPKVNEDFYSRTLSGGLITIVSSLAILLLFFSEIRLYLYAATESKLTVDTSRGERLHINFDVTFPALPCSLVAIDTMDVSGEQHYDIRHDIMKKRIDHLGNVIESRKDGVGSPKIERPLQNHGGRLDHNEVYCGSCYGSEESDDQCCNSCEEVRDSYRKKGWALTNVESIDQCKREGFVQRLKDEQGEGCNIHGFVDVNKVAGNFHFAPGKSLDHAFNFLQDMLNFQPENYNISHKINKLSFGKEFPGVVNPLDGVEWKQEQTTGLTGMYQYFVKVVPTIYTDIRGRKIHSNQFSVTEHFREAIGLPRPPPGVYFFYEFSPIQVDFTEENTSLLHFLTNICAIVGGIFTVAGIIDSFVYHGHRAIKKKMEIGKLG, from the exons ATGGAGCTGTGGAGCAAGCTGAGGAGCCTCGACGCCTACCCCAAGGTGAACGAGGACTTCTACAGCCGCACCCTCTCCGGCGGACTCATCACCATCGTCTCCTCCCTCGctatcctcctcctcttcttctcagAGATCC GGTTGTATCTATATGCTGCTACAGAGAGTAAGCTCACAGTTGATACCTCAAGAGGGGAAAGGTTACATATCAAT TTTGATGTTACATTCCCCGCTCTTCCCTGTTCTCTTGTTGCTATTGATACTATGGATGTTAGTGGAGAGCAACATTATGATATA AGACATGACATAATGAAGAAAAGAATTGATCATCTTGGTAATGTAATTGAATCGAGAAAAGATGGAGTTGGTTCCCCTAAG ATTGAAAGACCATTGCAGAATCATGGTGGAAGGCTTGACCACAATGAGGTTTACTGTGGGTCTTGTTATGGTTCCGAAGAG TCAGATGACCAGTGTTGTAACTCCTGTGAAGAAGTTCGTGATTCCTATCGGAAGAAAGGTTGGGCACTCACTAACGTAGAATCAATTGATCAG TGCAAGAGAGAGGGCTTCGTTCAAAGgttaaaagatgaacaaggcgAAGGTTGCAACATTCATGGGTTTGTAGATGTCAATAAAGTTGCTGGAAATTTTCACTTTGCCCCAGGAAAAAGCTTGGACCATGCATTCAACTTCCTTCAAGATATGTTGAACTTCCAGCCAGAAAATTACAAT ATAAGCCACAAGATAAACAAACTGTCCTTTGGGAAAGAGTTTCCTGGTGTTGTCAATCCTCTTGATGG TGTAGAGTGGAAACAGGAGCAGACAACTGGATTAACAGGGATGTACCAGTATTTTGTGAAG GTTGTTCCTACTATCTATACAGATATTAGGGGGCGAAAGATTCACTCAAATCAG TTTTCTGTGACGGAGCACTTTAGAGAAGCAATTGGCCTCCCGAGGCCCCCGCCCGGTGTATATTTCTTCTACGAATTTTCACCAATTCAG GTTGATTTTACTGAAGAAAACACATCGCTTCTTCACTTCCTGACAAACATATGTGCTATTGTTGGAG GCATATTCACCGTGGCTGGCATCATAGATTCTTTTGTGTACCATGGTCATCGTGCAATCAAGAAGAAGATGGAGATCGGAAAGCTCGGGTAG
- the LOC109760052 gene encoding F-box protein At5g46170: protein MQSRHRVFAEDLLLAQLQGEDHFDSVPDSLVLLIFNKLADARSLGRCSAVSRRFNALVPLVDDACLHIDRVIAAGDADDALGASGGPRQRGVLSSLLKTVLLAVLKPFGHCDAGARPAGHAGGKHAPHHSPAQVLKNFSSIRNLRMELPVSDVGTDDGVLLRWKAVFGTTLQSCVILGGTRLDHASHAPSASMAPEEHDASQGDDDNGSIPESFYTNGGLKLRVVWTISSLIAAATRHYLLREIVKEHPTLERVELTDAHGQGMLCMERPQLKEFTDKPLAAAAAANRTQVPACNMKLRYAPMLELSDGTRIQGATLVVIKPVGEAGGIGGGRKELDEFVAGAFDGPFREAVAMLSKRRTYLLEMNGF from the coding sequence ATGCAGTCCAGGCACCGGGTGTTCGCCGAGGACCTGCTCCTCGCGCAGCTGCAAGGGGAGGACCACTTCGACAGCGTGCCGGACTCGCTCGTGCTCCTCATCTTCAACAAGCTCGCCGACGCGCGTTCCCTCGGCCGCTGCTCCGCCGTCTCGCGCCGCTTCAACGCGCTCGTCCCGCTCGTCGACGACGCCTGCCTCCACATCGACCGCGTCATCGCCGCCGGCGACGCCGACGACGCGCTCGGCGCCTCGGGCGGCCCGCGCCAGCGCGGCGTCCTCTCCAGCCTCCTCAAGACCGTGCTCCTCGCCGTGCTCAAGCCCTTCGGCCACTGCGACGCCGGCGCCAGGCCCGCCGGCCACGCGGGAGGCAAGCACGCGCCGCACCACTCCCCCGCGCAGGTGCTCAAGAACTTCAGCAGCATCCGCAACCTCCGCATGGAGCTCCCCGTCTCCGACGTCGGCACCGACGACGGCGTCCTCCTTAGGTGGAAGGCCGTCTTCGGCACCACGCTCCAGAGCTGCGTCATCCTCGGCGGGACAAGGCTGGACCACGCCTCGCACGCGCCCTCCGCCTCCATGGCCCCGGAAGAACACGACGCCTCGCAGGGGGACGACGACAATGGGAGCATACCGGAGTCCTTCTACACCAACGGCGGGCTGAAGCTGCGCGTGGTGTGGACCATCAGCTCGCTCATCGCCGCGGCCACCAGGCACTACCTCCTCCGCGAGATCGTCAAGGAGCACCCCACCCTGGAGCGCGTGGAGCTGACGGACGCGCACGGCCAGGGCATGCTCTGCATGGAGCGCCCGCAGCTCAAGGAGTTCACCGAcaagccgctcgccgccgccgccgccgccaaccgcACGCAGGTGCCGGCCTGCAACATGAAGCTCCGGTACGCGCCGATGCTGGAGCTGTCGGACGGGACGAGGATCCAGGGCGCCACTCTGGTGGTGATCAAGCCCGTGGGCGAGGCCGGCGGCATCGGCGGTGGGCGCAAGGAGCTGGACGAGTTCGTGGCCGGCGCCTTCGACGGGCCCTTCAGGGAGGCCGTGGCGATGCTCAGCAAGCGCCGCACCTACCTGCTAGAGATGAACGGCTTCTAA